Proteins found in one Streptomyces sp. CB09001 genomic segment:
- a CDS encoding MFS transporter, whose protein sequence is MSREQRGPNEKLGAVLALAGISNAGLARRVNDLGAQRGLTLRYDKTSVARWVSKGMVPQGAAPHLIAAAIGQKLGRPVPLHEIGLADADPAPEVGLAFPRDVGQAVRSATELYRLDLAGRRTGGGIWQSLAGSFAVSAYATPASRWLITPADSSVAREVSPAEGSGAPLKVGHSDVQKLREAAEDARRWDSKYGGGDWRSSMVPECLRVEAAPLLLGSYSDEVGRALFGASAELTRLAGWMAFDTGQQEAAQRYYIQALRLARAAADVPLGGYVLASMSLQATYRGFGDEGVDLAQAALERNRGLATARTMSFFRLVEARAHARAGDAVAAGAALKAAESWLERARPGDSDPTWLGFYSYDRFAADAAECYRDLKAPRQVRRFTEQALSQPTEEFVRSHGLRLVVSAVAELESGNLDAACEQGVRAVEVAGRISSARTTEYVKDLLHRLEPYGDEPRVVELRERARPLLVTPA, encoded by the coding sequence ATGTCCAGGGAGCAACGCGGGCCGAACGAAAAGCTCGGCGCCGTTCTCGCCCTCGCGGGAATCAGCAACGCAGGACTCGCCCGGCGCGTCAACGACCTCGGCGCCCAACGCGGGTTGACACTTCGCTACGACAAGACGTCGGTGGCGCGCTGGGTGTCGAAGGGCATGGTGCCGCAGGGTGCGGCGCCGCACCTCATCGCCGCCGCCATAGGCCAGAAGCTCGGCCGACCGGTGCCGCTCCACGAGATCGGCCTGGCGGACGCGGATCCCGCCCCCGAGGTGGGCCTCGCCTTCCCGCGGGACGTCGGCCAGGCGGTCAGGTCCGCCACCGAGCTGTACCGTCTCGACCTCGCCGGCCGCCGCACCGGCGGCGGCATCTGGCAGTCGCTCGCCGGTTCGTTCGCGGTGAGCGCGTACGCGACGCCCGCCTCCCGGTGGCTGATAACCCCGGCCGACAGCTCGGTGGCGCGCGAGGTGAGCCCGGCCGAGGGCTCCGGCGCACCGCTCAAAGTCGGCCACAGTGATGTGCAGAAGCTGCGCGAGGCCGCCGAGGACGCCCGCCGCTGGGACTCCAAGTACGGCGGCGGCGACTGGCGTTCCTCGATGGTCCCCGAGTGCTTACGCGTCGAGGCGGCCCCGCTCCTCCTCGGCTCCTACTCCGACGAGGTCGGCCGCGCCCTGTTCGGCGCCTCGGCCGAACTGACCCGGCTGGCCGGCTGGATGGCCTTCGACACCGGCCAGCAGGAGGCGGCCCAGCGCTACTACATCCAGGCCCTGCGCCTGGCCCGCGCGGCGGCGGACGTCCCGCTCGGCGGTTACGTCCTCGCCTCGATGTCCCTCCAGGCGACCTACCGCGGCTTCGGCGACGAGGGCGTGGACCTCGCCCAGGCCGCCCTGGAGCGCAACCGCGGCCTGGCCACGGCCCGCACCATGAGCTTCTTCCGCCTGGTCGAGGCCCGCGCCCACGCGCGCGCGGGCGACGCGGTGGCGGCCGGCGCCGCCCTGAAGGCCGCCGAGAGCTGGCTGGAGCGCGCCCGTCCCGGCGACAGCGATCCGACGTGGCTGGGTTTCTACTCCTACGACCGGTTCGCCGCCGACGCGGCCGAGTGCTACCGCGACCTGAAGGCACCACGCCAGGTCCGCCGGTTCACCGAGCAGGCGCTGTCGCAACCGACGGAGGAGTTCGTACGCTCGCACGGTCTCAGACTCGTCGTCTCGGCGGTGGCCGAGCTGGAGTCCGGCAATCTGGACGCCGCCTGCGAGCAGGGCGTGCGGGCGGTGGAGGTGGCCGGGCGCATCTCCTCGGCCCGTACCACCGAGTACGTGAAGGACCTCCTGCACCGTCTGGAGCCGTACGGCGACGAGCCGCGCGTGGTGGAGCTGCGCGAGCGCGCCCGCCCGCTGCTGGTGACTCCGGCCTGA
- a CDS encoding asparagine synthase-related protein yields the protein MRWLVGWSSAAVGVGAAAGIAGAGGSAGATGYDGETVQPVGAQPLWGDPDPLWAVGDWRPDEVRVVAADAQTRIAVLGICGASDEQLRVALFAARGGALRHLTAWPGSYTAVVQVGRRITVCGDLAGARPVFHTPWASGTAYATAALPLADLVEANLDFGHLAALLATPDVPAALDDSTPYDGVKRVPPGHALILRAGAREIAGYEPVASLAVAAPSADPDRAVDGVRDALVDAVRTRLAAPRHVPGDGIDPGPVPGMGPAERRAARGMPVPGIGADLSGGPASGTLALLAAGLPGMPGTVLGHGTGAGERLLAVTFNDLAVGGQEPELARAGALAANPRLHHVVVTGGEDMLPYAALDGPLTDEPASSLVSAARHRARLAAGSADHFTGYGARQVLDAHPARLADLLMDRKRRHLVRPVAALAKADGSVLVPARVYGAARRLARTPYRSGLEVLAERLLRRRFDTPGDGAMDASLAALTWAGPGPAARWLTGEALAEVSVRLQTSSQRSGVGPGQRPGDFRARAALARQAAEVRVLEQAAEIRFQRLHTPFLDNQVVRACRALPEALRVQPGARAAILRTVLEGAGVSELPSGWGAPTQALAASTARTGLRVAADSLLGLFDRPLLAEAGLVEARVVRKAVRAAAAGEPLPLDGLADLVSLELWLGRLLARRGTCWTGTPARQRAVPAGIAPQRGALGGAGAVVRRV from the coding sequence ATGCGGTGGTTGGTGGGGTGGAGCAGCGCCGCCGTGGGAGTGGGAGCAGCAGCGGGGATCGCCGGAGCGGGCGGCTCCGCCGGGGCCACCGGCTACGACGGTGAGACCGTGCAGCCCGTGGGCGCCCAGCCGTTGTGGGGCGACCCCGATCCGCTGTGGGCGGTCGGCGACTGGCGGCCCGACGAGGTGCGCGTCGTCGCCGCCGACGCGCAGACCCGGATCGCCGTGCTCGGCATCTGCGGGGCGAGCGACGAGCAGCTGCGGGTCGCGCTGTTCGCCGCGCGCGGGGGCGCGCTTCGGCATCTGACGGCGTGGCCCGGCAGCTACACGGCCGTCGTCCAGGTGGGGCGGCGGATCACCGTCTGCGGCGACCTCGCGGGCGCGCGGCCGGTTTTCCACACCCCTTGGGCCTCCGGCACCGCCTACGCGACCGCCGCGCTGCCGCTGGCCGACCTCGTCGAGGCCAACCTCGACTTCGGCCACCTCGCCGCGCTGCTCGCCACGCCCGACGTGCCGGCCGCGCTGGACGACTCCACCCCGTACGACGGCGTGAAGCGTGTTCCGCCGGGGCACGCGCTGATTCTGCGTGCCGGGGCGCGGGAGATCGCCGGGTACGAACCGGTGGCCTCGCTCGCCGTCGCGGCGCCCTCGGCCGACCCCGACCGTGCGGTGGACGGCGTGCGGGACGCCCTGGTGGACGCGGTGCGCACCCGGCTCGCCGCGCCGCGGCACGTCCCCGGGGACGGCATCGACCCCGGGCCCGTCCCGGGCATGGGGCCCGCGGAGCGGCGGGCGGCCCGCGGGATGCCGGTGCCGGGCATCGGGGCCGACCTGTCCGGCGGGCCGGCCTCGGGCACGCTGGCGCTGCTGGCGGCCGGGCTGCCGGGGATGCCGGGGACCGTGCTCGGACACGGGACCGGAGCGGGGGAGCGGCTGCTGGCCGTCACCTTCAACGACCTCGCCGTCGGCGGGCAGGAGCCCGAGCTGGCGCGGGCGGGGGCGCTCGCGGCCAACCCGCGGCTGCACCACGTGGTCGTCACCGGGGGCGAGGACATGCTGCCGTACGCCGCGCTGGACGGGCCGCTGACCGACGAACCGGCCTCTTCCCTGGTCTCCGCCGCACGGCACCGGGCGCGGCTGGCGGCGGGCAGTGCGGACCACTTCACCGGGTACGGGGCGCGGCAGGTGCTCGACGCGCATCCGGCGCGCCTCGCCGACCTGCTCATGGACCGCAAGCGGCGCCATCTGGTCCGGCCGGTCGCCGCACTGGCCAAGGCCGACGGGTCGGTGCTGGTCCCCGCGCGCGTGTACGGCGCGGCGCGGCGGCTGGCGCGCACGCCGTACCGGAGTGGGCTGGAGGTGCTCGCCGAGCGGTTGCTGCGCAGACGGTTCGACACGCCGGGCGACGGGGCGATGGACGCCTCCCTGGCCGCGCTGACCTGGGCCGGGCCGGGGCCGGCGGCGCGGTGGCTGACCGGAGAGGCGCTGGCTGAAGTATCGGTTCGCCTGCAGACGTCCTCGCAGCGGTCGGGGGTGGGTCCCGGGCAGCGTCCGGGGGACTTCCGGGCGCGGGCGGCGCTGGCGCGGCAGGCGGCCGAGGTGCGGGTGCTGGAGCAGGCCGCGGAGATCCGCTTCCAGCGGCTGCACACGCCGTTCCTGGACAACCAGGTCGTACGGGCCTGCCGGGCTCTGCCGGAGGCGCTGCGGGTGCAGCCGGGGGCGCGGGCGGCGATCCTGCGGACGGTGCTGGAGGGGGCGGGGGTGAGCGAGCTGCCGAGCGGGTGGGGGGCGCCCACGCAGGCGCTGGCGGCCTCCACGGCGCGGACGGGGCTGCGGGTCGCCGCGGACTCCCTGCTCGGGCTCTTCGACCGGCCGCTGCTCGCGGAGGCCGGTCTGGTGGAGGCGCGGGTCGTGCGCAAGGCGGTGCGGGCGGCGGCCGCGGGTGAACCGCTGCCGCTGGACGGGCTGGCCGACCTCGTCTCCCTGGAGCTGTGGCTCGGCCGCCTCCTGGCCCGCCGCGGCACCTGCTGGACCGGCACCCCGGCCCGCCAACGCGCGGTACCCGCGGGCATCGCGCCGCAGCGGGGGGCGCTGGGCGGGGCCGGGGCGGTCGTGCGGCGGGTCTGA
- a CDS encoding BTAD domain-containing putative transcriptional regulator, producing MRYRILGVTQTEDHGTVVNPGGPRLRALLTALALRPGDVVTPTTLIDEVWAEDDPPQDAPAALQALVGRLRRTVGKEAVASAPGGYRLVATRDDVDLFVFERLVRQGTTALEHGDAATAARHLDEALALWRGPALADLPGHAAGPDALRLEATRARIEAGLRLGDAHDAVPRLRELTTAHPYDEPLHALLIAALRASGRDADALAAYESARRTLADGLGTEPGPRLRALHAELLGARSAERLAPAPERAPSDGRKGNIRPRLTTFVGRELEIDAIRSELHGARLVTLTGPGGSGKTRLAEEAAAGLEQAWLVELAPLDRPDAVPGAVVNALGLRETVLLTGDRPAVQTDPVALLVEYCAPRSQLLVLDNCEHVIGAAARLAETLLTRCPGLTVLATSREPLGVPGESVRPVEPLTPEQAQRLFTARAGAVRPDADAVLRDEEAVAEICRRLDGLPLAIELAAARLRLLTPREIADRLDDRFRLLTSGSRTVLPRQQTLRAVVDWSWDLLDEAERTLLRELSVFAGGWDLAAAEAVGTGPAADLLGALVDKSLVVADPGADGAAMRYRLLETIHEYAEERAAETPGLRDAAERAHRAWARALAQEADPLLRSAGQLPYITRLETEHDNIRAALDRSLGAGDEPEAAALALAMGWFWWLRNYRHEGVRWLDRVLRLGAALDAGGGQVPTADVLATADPVGALLAGSEGGPTHPLHSLRMQVRMMHILLTFETAPREGLFDERMRRYVRRVRDHFAAGGPEAARVPGLVWPLTEFFVSDSGDVQGSMDASVANCRAHGGEWEIAASLMFRTHAVVDISGSPAGIDDDLAEMRVLSRRVGDRLVEAQVCSAFGEAAMVRGRYEEARAEYAEALRLAEEVGAFAEAPFLIARLAEIAYREGDHGTALGVLDEAGAAADRYGVVDSKAFVLMLRAGLAVVDEEFARARVLWEAAREECLRGTPPPQFLAMLGLVDALVTAGESGPGAALPLLVDTLRTAVEERCAELVLATLVDSAAGLLSDIGDQARAVRLLGAAGHWRGDRPRPMPDRAHAERAEAAARGVLGPERYAAEVAAGACLTPRDVVGELETAVRRPVPQAPTRR from the coding sequence GTGCGGTACAGAATCCTGGGCGTCACCCAGACGGAGGACCACGGCACCGTCGTAAACCCCGGCGGTCCCCGCCTACGCGCGCTGCTCACCGCCCTCGCCCTGCGCCCCGGCGACGTCGTCACGCCCACCACGCTGATCGACGAGGTCTGGGCGGAGGACGACCCCCCGCAGGACGCCCCCGCCGCCCTCCAGGCGCTGGTCGGCCGCCTCCGCCGTACCGTCGGCAAAGAGGCCGTCGCCTCCGCCCCCGGCGGATACCGGCTCGTGGCGACCCGCGACGACGTGGACCTGTTCGTCTTCGAGCGCCTCGTACGGCAGGGCACCACCGCCCTCGAACACGGCGATGCCGCGACCGCCGCCCGGCACCTGGACGAGGCGCTCGCCCTCTGGCGCGGCCCCGCCCTGGCCGATCTCCCCGGTCACGCCGCCGGCCCCGACGCCCTGCGCCTGGAGGCGACCCGCGCCCGTATCGAGGCCGGTCTGCGTCTCGGTGACGCCCACGACGCCGTACCGCGGCTGCGCGAACTGACCACCGCGCACCCGTACGACGAACCGCTGCACGCCCTCCTCATCGCCGCCCTGCGCGCCTCCGGCCGCGACGCCGACGCGCTGGCCGCCTACGAGAGCGCCCGCCGCACCCTCGCCGACGGCCTGGGCACCGAACCCGGTCCCCGGCTGCGCGCCCTGCACGCCGAACTGCTCGGCGCCCGGAGCGCGGAGCGGCTCGCCCCGGCACCCGAGCGGGCTCCGTCCGACGGCCGCAAGGGCAACATCAGGCCTCGGCTGACCACCTTCGTGGGACGGGAACTGGAAATCGACGCCATCCGTTCCGAACTGCACGGGGCCCGACTCGTCACCCTCACCGGGCCCGGCGGATCCGGGAAGACCCGTCTCGCCGAGGAGGCCGCCGCCGGGCTCGAGCAGGCGTGGCTGGTCGAGCTCGCTCCGCTCGACCGGCCGGACGCGGTGCCCGGCGCCGTCGTCAACGCCCTCGGGCTGCGCGAGACCGTGCTGCTGACCGGCGACCGGCCGGCCGTGCAGACCGACCCCGTCGCCCTGCTCGTCGAGTACTGCGCCCCACGCAGCCAACTCCTGGTCCTCGACAACTGCGAACACGTCATCGGCGCTGCGGCCCGGCTCGCCGAAACCCTGCTGACCCGCTGCCCGGGCCTCACCGTCCTCGCCACCAGCCGGGAACCCCTGGGCGTGCCCGGCGAGTCGGTGCGACCGGTCGAGCCGCTCACCCCCGAGCAGGCGCAACGCCTGTTCACCGCGCGCGCCGGCGCCGTGCGTCCCGACGCGGACGCGGTCCTGCGGGACGAGGAGGCGGTCGCTGAGATCTGCCGGCGTCTGGACGGACTGCCGCTGGCCATCGAGCTGGCGGCCGCGCGGCTGCGGCTGCTCACCCCACGGGAGATCGCCGACCGGCTCGACGACCGCTTCCGCCTGCTCACCTCGGGCAGCCGTACCGTCCTGCCCCGCCAGCAGACGCTGCGCGCGGTCGTCGACTGGTCCTGGGACCTCCTCGACGAGGCGGAACGCACGTTGCTGCGTGAACTGTCGGTCTTCGCGGGCGGCTGGGACCTGGCGGCCGCGGAGGCCGTGGGCACCGGGCCCGCTGCGGACCTCCTCGGGGCCCTCGTCGACAAGTCCCTCGTCGTCGCCGACCCGGGCGCCGACGGTGCCGCCATGCGCTATCGCCTGCTGGAGACCATTCACGAGTACGCGGAGGAACGCGCCGCCGAGACGCCCGGGCTGCGCGACGCCGCCGAACGCGCCCACCGCGCGTGGGCCCGCGCCCTGGCCCAGGAAGCCGACCCGCTGCTGCGCTCGGCCGGACAACTGCCGTACATCACCCGCCTGGAGACCGAGCACGACAACATCCGCGCGGCCCTCGACCGCTCCCTCGGCGCGGGCGACGAGCCGGAGGCCGCGGCCCTCGCGCTCGCCATGGGCTGGTTCTGGTGGCTGCGCAACTACCGGCATGAAGGCGTCAGATGGCTGGACCGGGTGCTGCGCCTCGGAGCCGCCCTGGATGCGGGGGGTGGCCAGGTGCCGACGGCGGACGTGCTCGCCACCGCCGACCCCGTCGGCGCGCTCCTCGCCGGGAGCGAGGGTGGCCCGACGCACCCGCTGCACTCCTTGCGCATGCAGGTGCGGATGATGCACATCCTCCTCACCTTCGAGACCGCGCCGAGGGAGGGACTGTTCGACGAGCGCATGCGGCGGTACGTCCGGCGGGTGCGGGACCACTTCGCGGCGGGCGGTCCCGAAGCGGCCCGGGTGCCCGGTCTCGTCTGGCCGCTGACCGAGTTCTTCGTCAGCGACTCCGGCGACGTCCAGGGATCCATGGACGCCTCCGTCGCCAACTGCCGTGCCCATGGGGGCGAGTGGGAGATCGCCGCCAGTCTCATGTTCCGTACGCATGCGGTGGTCGACATCTCGGGCTCCCCCGCAGGTATCGACGACGATCTGGCGGAGATGCGTGTGCTCAGCCGACGCGTCGGCGACCGCTTGGTGGAGGCCCAGGTGTGCAGCGCCTTCGGCGAGGCCGCCATGGTGCGCGGCCGCTACGAGGAGGCCAGGGCCGAGTACGCGGAGGCGCTGCGGCTCGCCGAGGAGGTGGGGGCCTTCGCGGAGGCACCGTTCCTCATCGCCCGGCTCGCCGAGATCGCCTACCGCGAGGGGGACCACGGCACGGCGCTCGGCGTACTCGACGAGGCCGGCGCGGCGGCCGACCGGTACGGCGTGGTGGACTCCAAGGCCTTCGTTCTGATGCTGCGGGCCGGGCTCGCGGTGGTGGACGAGGAGTTCGCGCGGGCCCGCGTCCTGTGGGAGGCGGCCCGCGAGGAGTGCCTGCGCGGCACGCCGCCGCCGCAGTTCCTCGCCATGCTGGGGCTGGTGGACGCGCTCGTGACGGCGGGCGAGTCGGGGCCGGGGGCAGCCTTGCCGCTGCTGGTGGACACCCTTCGGACGGCCGTCGAGGAACGGTGCGCCGAGCTGGTCCTCGCGACCCTGGTGGACAGCGCGGCGGGGCTGCTGAGCGACATCGGTGACCAGGCCCGTGCGGTACGGCTGCTCGGTGCAGCCGGGCACTGGCGCGGCGACCGCCCGCGCCCCATGCCGGACCGGGCACACGCCGAGCGGGCCGAGGCCGCCGCCCGCGGTGTCCTCGGCCCGGAGCGGTACGCCGCCGAAGTGGCCGCGGGCGCCTGCCTCACGCCCCGGGACGTCGTCGGCGAGCTGGAGACGGCGGTGCGGCGGCCGGTTCCGCAGGCTCCTACGCGCAGGTGA
- the trmB gene encoding tRNA (guanosine(46)-N7)-methyltransferase TrmB, which yields MSDSHHTSDAAPASLRHVRAKGEPRFPDGPKADPAGSHFERRIRSFQPRRSRVTAGQADALQRLWPRWGLDIDGQRIVDLAELFGNARPVVLEVGFGMGEATARMAAADPDTNILAADVHTPGQGNLLGLAERQELSNIRVANGDAIILLREMLAPDSLAGLRVYFPDPWPKKRHHKRRLIQPEFLTLAAARLAPGAVLHCATDWEPYAEEMLDVLTAHPGFENTVPDGGFAPRPEHRPLTRFEGQGLDKGHVVNDLLFRRVPHKELPPTG from the coding sequence GTGTCTGACTCCCACCACACCTCCGATGCCGCACCCGCTTCCCTGCGGCACGTCCGTGCCAAGGGCGAGCCCCGCTTCCCCGACGGGCCCAAGGCCGATCCCGCCGGGTCGCACTTCGAGCGGCGGATCCGCAGCTTCCAGCCCCGGCGGAGCCGGGTGACCGCCGGGCAGGCGGACGCGCTGCAGCGGCTGTGGCCCCGGTGGGGACTGGACATCGACGGTCAGCGGATCGTCGACCTCGCCGAACTCTTCGGCAACGCCCGGCCCGTCGTCCTGGAGGTCGGCTTCGGCATGGGCGAGGCCACCGCCCGGATGGCCGCCGCCGACCCGGACACCAACATCCTCGCCGCCGACGTCCACACCCCCGGCCAGGGCAACCTGCTCGGCCTGGCGGAGCGGCAGGAGCTGTCCAACATCCGGGTGGCCAACGGCGACGCGATCATCCTGCTGCGCGAGATGCTCGCCCCCGACTCGCTCGCCGGGCTGCGCGTCTACTTCCCCGACCCGTGGCCGAAGAAGCGGCACCACAAGCGCCGGCTGATCCAGCCGGAGTTCCTGACCCTGGCCGCGGCCCGGCTCGCTCCGGGGGCCGTGCTGCACTGCGCCACCGACTGGGAGCCGTACGCCGAGGAGATGCTCGACGTGCTGACCGCGCACCCCGGCTTCGAGAACACCGTGCCCGACGGCGGATTCGCGCCACGCCCCGAGCACCGGCCCCTGACCCGTTTCGAGGGCCAGGGACTGGACAAGGGACATGTGGTGAACGACCTGCTCTTCCGCCGCGTACCGCACAAGGAGCTGCCCCCCACCGGTTAG
- a CDS encoding Dabb family protein, translating to MIHHQIRLAMRPDAPQDKVEEALEMLRRMGREIDAVAYWTVGRDVGGDFDYGAMFAVEDIEGYRAYMHAPLHRRVDEIGLPLVRHMVSHDLTDDEDPATGDRIRRIHAERFAGDPALVALIEGLGSYEGSSAPGRG from the coding sequence GTGATTCACCACCAGATCCGCCTGGCCATGCGCCCCGACGCCCCCCAGGACAAGGTCGAGGAGGCGCTCGAGATGCTCCGCAGGATGGGGCGCGAGATCGATGCCGTCGCGTACTGGACGGTCGGGCGCGACGTGGGCGGCGACTTCGACTACGGAGCGATGTTCGCCGTCGAGGACATCGAGGGCTACCGGGCGTACATGCACGCGCCGCTGCACCGGCGGGTCGACGAGATCGGGCTGCCGCTGGTGCGGCACATGGTCTCCCACGACCTGACCGACGACGAGGATCCGGCCACGGGTGACCGCATCCGGCGGATCCACGCCGAGCGCTTCGCGGGGGACCCGGCCCTCGTCGCCCTGATCGAGGGCCTCGGTTCGTACGAGGGCAGCAGCGCGCCCGGGCGCGGCTAG
- the lhgO gene encoding L-2-hydroxyglutarate oxidase: protein MEEVRTGLVRSIAYDCDVLVIGGGIVGLSTAYAITRAAPGTRVTVLEKEPGPARHQTGRNSGVIHSGVYYRPGSLKARYAVRGAAEMVKFCAEYGIAHAVTGKLIVATDRAELPRLHALVQRGRENGIPVRELSGAQIQEYEPEVRGLAAIHVGTTGICDYGAVARQLARASGAEIRYGAEVHRVDRRPGLGVAVRTRTGDVLRARALVNCGGLHCDEIARLTGDDPGMRIVPFRGEYYELARPELVRGLVYPVPDPAFPFLGVHLTRGIDGGVHVGPNAVPALAREGYGWGVVRPRELGGTLAWPGSWHMARRHWRYGAGELRRSLSRSAFTAAVRRLLPAVTEDDLVAAPAGVRAQAVLADGTLVDDFLIKEGAHAVHVLNAPSPAATASLPIGREVARRALAMLADQGPPGRPATRRPG from the coding sequence ATGGAAGAAGTGCGGACCGGGCTCGTTCGGAGCATCGCGTACGACTGCGACGTGCTGGTGATCGGCGGCGGGATCGTCGGCCTGTCCACGGCGTACGCGATCACCCGCGCCGCCCCGGGCACCCGGGTCACGGTCCTGGAGAAGGAGCCGGGCCCCGCCCGCCACCAGACGGGCCGCAACAGCGGCGTGATCCACAGCGGTGTCTACTACCGCCCCGGCTCCCTCAAGGCGCGCTACGCGGTCCGGGGCGCCGCCGAGATGGTCAAGTTCTGCGCCGAGTACGGCATCGCCCACGCCGTCACCGGCAAGCTGATCGTCGCCACCGACCGCGCCGAGCTGCCCCGCCTGCACGCCCTCGTGCAGCGCGGCCGGGAGAACGGCATACCGGTGCGCGAGCTGAGCGGCGCCCAGATCCAGGAGTACGAGCCCGAGGTGCGCGGCCTCGCCGCCATACACGTCGGCACCACCGGAATCTGCGACTACGGCGCCGTGGCCCGGCAGCTCGCCCGGGCGTCCGGGGCGGAGATCCGCTACGGCGCCGAGGTGCACCGCGTCGACCGGCGCCCCGGCCTGGGCGTCGCCGTCCGCACCCGCACCGGGGACGTGCTCCGGGCCCGGGCCCTGGTCAACTGCGGCGGGCTGCACTGCGACGAGATCGCGCGGCTGACCGGGGACGACCCGGGCATGCGGATCGTCCCGTTCCGGGGCGAGTACTACGAGCTGGCGCGGCCGGAGCTGGTGCGGGGACTGGTGTATCCGGTGCCGGACCCTGCGTTCCCGTTCCTCGGCGTGCATCTGACCCGGGGGATCGACGGCGGCGTGCACGTCGGACCGAACGCGGTTCCGGCGCTGGCCCGCGAGGGATACGGCTGGGGCGTGGTGCGCCCCCGCGAGCTGGGCGGAACCCTTGCCTGGCCGGGTTCGTGGCACATGGCCCGGCGGCACTGGAGATACGGGGCGGGCGAGCTGCGGCGGTCGCTGTCCAGGAGCGCCTTCACGGCCGCGGTCCGCAGACTGCTGCCGGCGGTGACGGAGGACGACCTGGTCGCGGCGCCCGCCGGGGTCCGGGCGCAGGCGGTGCTCGCGGACGGCACGCTGGTGGACGACTTCCTGATCAAGGAGGGCGCCCACGCGGTGCACGTCCTGAACGCGCCGTCGCCCGCGGCGACCGCGTCCCTGCCCATCGGCCGGGAGGTGGCCCGCAGGGCGCTGGCGATGCTGGCGGACCAGGGACCACCCGGCCGCCCGGCCACCCGGCGGCCCGGCTAG